One window of the Defluviitalea raffinosedens genome contains the following:
- a CDS encoding HD-GYP domain-containing protein encodes MERIIKVPVEMLEPGMILGEDIDHFFGNILLKKGHVLDQHLIDKLAEFHVEYVYIKKAMEEEYSYTSPNNVMFDEMAYINYYEEAIKIMSQISHDIRLGKTLKIRTVRNVIHRLLEQAFAKNNILYCLNLIKNFDDYTYTHSINVCLLATTLGKWLGLCDKDLNQLAYSALFHDIGKYKIPPEILNKPGKLTPEEYEIMKQHPAYGYEIVKNIIGISPDVAYGVLMHHEKINGTGYPLGLVGNQIHFFAKIISIADIYDALTSDRVYHRKISPFQAAERISRESYSNIDPDISSTFLNNISTFYIGCTVVLNTNEKGKIIYLYPNKPTRPLIELENGEYIDLTKDEYLDVMIEDLLSS; translated from the coding sequence ATGGAACGTATTATAAAGGTTCCAGTGGAGATGTTAGAACCTGGAATGATTCTTGGAGAAGATATAGATCATTTTTTTGGAAATATTCTTCTTAAAAAAGGTCATGTTCTGGATCAGCATTTGATTGACAAATTGGCAGAATTCCATGTTGAGTATGTATATATAAAAAAAGCTATGGAAGAAGAATATAGCTATACATCTCCAAATAATGTAATGTTTGACGAAATGGCATATATTAATTATTACGAAGAAGCCATTAAAATCATGTCCCAAATCTCTCATGATATAAGGCTTGGAAAAACATTAAAAATTCGAACTGTACGCAATGTTATCCATAGACTTTTAGAACAGGCTTTTGCAAAAAATAATATTCTTTATTGCTTAAATCTTATTAAAAACTTTGATGATTATACTTATACCCATTCTATTAATGTATGTCTTCTTGCCACCACTTTGGGGAAATGGCTGGGACTTTGTGATAAAGATTTAAATCAATTAGCCTATAGTGCCCTCTTTCACGATATCGGAAAATATAAAATTCCCCCTGAAATATTGAATAAACCCGGTAAATTGACTCCTGAAGAATATGAAATCATGAAACAGCATCCTGCTTACGGATATGAAATAGTCAAAAATATAATAGGGATCAGCCCTGATGTGGCCTATGGGGTTTTAATGCATCACGAAAAGATTAATGGAACAGGCTACCCTTTAGGTCTTGTAGGCAATCAAATTCATTTTTTTGCTAAAATTATTAGCATAGCCGATATTTATGATGCTCTTACTTCTGACAGAGTCTATCATAGAAAGATCTCTCCTTTCCAAGCTGCTGAAAGAATTTCCAGAGAAAGCTATTCAAATATTGATCCCGATATTTCATCAACATTTTTAAATAATATTTCTACTTTTTACATAGGATGTACAGTGGTTTTAAACACCAATGAAAAAGGTAAAATCATATATCTGTATCCAAACAAACCAACCCGTCCTTTAATAGAATTAGAAAATGGTGAATATATAGATTTAACAAAGGATGAATATTTAGATGTCATGATTGAGGATTTATTGTCTTCTTAA
- the adhE gene encoding bifunctional acetaldehyde-CoA/alcohol dehydrogenase, which translates to MEEKKNKNNVEVNVTSMIDTLVKNAQKALDEYMNLDQETVDRIVKAMALAGLDQHMYLAKLAVEETGRGIYEDKITKNIFATEYIYHSIKYEKTVGVIEENEEEDYMEVAEPVGIVAGVTPVTNPTSTTLFKSIIAAKTRNPIIFAFHPSAQKCSAEAARIVREAAIKAGAPEYCIQWIEHPSVEATQSLMNHPNVSLILATGGSGMVKAAYSSGKPALGVGPGNCPCFIEKTANIERAVTDLILSKSFDNGMICASEQAVIIEAPIYKQVTDYMKAHKCYFATKEEIKKLEPVIINMEKMAVNPNIVGMPPYKIAELAGITIPKDTKVLCCEIDGVGEKYPLSREKLSPVLAVVKAKDVEEGIRMAEIMVELGGLGHSSVIHSNDDKVIEEFSNRLKTGRIIVNAPSTHGAIGDIYNTNMPSLTLGCGSYGRNSTTSNVTAVNLINKKRVAKRRVNMQWFKVPEKIYFEAGSVQYLSKMPDISRAFIVTDPSMVKLGYVDKVLYHLRKRLDYVHCEIFSEVEPDPSLETIQRGVELMNNFKPDVIIALGGGSALDAAKGMWLFYEHPEADFTGMALKFMDIRKRIYKFPKMGKKAKMVAIPTTSGTGSEVTSFAVITDKSKNIKYPLADYELTPDVAIVDPEFVMTVPPSITADTGLDVLTHAVEAFVSILASDYTDALAMKAIELVFEYLPRAYKDGSDAVAREKMHNASCIAGMAFTNAFLGINHSLAHKLGGEFHIPHGRANAILLPYVIEYNGETTPTKFVSWPKYEKFVAPEKYALIAKRLGLPASTPEEGVKSLANAVRNLIKELNMPATIKDCGVEESAFLQKVEYLADRAFEDQCTTANPRLPLVSELVEIYKKAYYGK; encoded by the coding sequence ATGGAAGAAAAGAAAAACAAAAATAACGTTGAAGTGAATGTAACTTCTATGATTGATACACTTGTTAAGAACGCGCAAAAAGCTTTAGATGAATATATGAATTTAGATCAGGAAACTGTTGACCGCATTGTTAAAGCCATGGCATTGGCAGGACTTGATCAACATATGTATTTGGCTAAACTGGCAGTAGAAGAAACCGGCAGAGGTATCTATGAAGATAAGATCACTAAAAATATTTTTGCAACAGAGTATATTTACCACAGCATAAAATATGAAAAAACTGTTGGTGTTATTGAAGAAAATGAAGAGGAAGATTACATGGAAGTTGCTGAGCCTGTAGGAATCGTTGCAGGAGTAACTCCAGTAACCAACCCTACTTCAACAACCCTTTTTAAATCCATTATTGCAGCAAAAACAAGAAATCCCATCATTTTTGCATTCCACCCCTCTGCACAAAAATGCTCCGCTGAAGCTGCAAGAATCGTTCGTGAAGCAGCAATCAAAGCAGGAGCTCCAGAATATTGCATTCAATGGATTGAACACCCATCTGTTGAAGCTACTCAATCTTTAATGAATCACCCAAATGTATCTCTGATCCTTGCAACCGGTGGTTCCGGTATGGTTAAAGCCGCATACTCATCCGGTAAACCAGCTCTTGGCGTTGGACCTGGAAACTGCCCTTGCTTCATAGAAAAAACTGCAAATATTGAAAGAGCTGTAACAGATTTAATTCTTTCCAAATCCTTTGATAATGGTATGATTTGTGCTTCTGAACAAGCTGTAATTATTGAAGCTCCAATCTATAAGCAAGTAACCGATTATATGAAGGCGCACAAATGCTATTTTGCAACCAAAGAGGAAATCAAAAAATTAGAACCTGTAATCATTAACATGGAAAAAATGGCTGTAAATCCAAACATCGTTGGTATGCCTCCTTATAAGATTGCAGAATTAGCTGGTATCACCATTCCAAAGGATACTAAAGTGCTCTGCTGTGAAATCGATGGTGTAGGAGAAAAATATCCTTTATCCAGAGAAAAACTTTCTCCAGTTCTTGCAGTAGTTAAGGCCAAAGATGTTGAAGAAGGCATCAGAATGGCGGAAATTATGGTTGAACTTGGAGGTTTAGGCCATAGTTCTGTAATCCATTCTAATGACGATAAAGTAATTGAAGAATTCTCCAATCGCCTGAAAACAGGACGTATTATTGTCAATGCCCCTTCTACCCACGGAGCAATAGGAGATATCTATAATACGAATATGCCTTCTCTGACACTTGGATGTGGCTCTTACGGAAGAAACTCCACCACATCCAATGTAACGGCTGTTAACTTAATTAATAAGAAAAGGGTGGCAAAAAGAAGAGTGAATATGCAATGGTTTAAAGTTCCAGAAAAGATTTATTTTGAAGCAGGTTCTGTTCAATATTTAAGCAAGATGCCAGATATAAGCCGTGCTTTTATTGTAACAGATCCATCTATGGTTAAGCTCGGATACGTAGACAAAGTATTGTATCACTTAAGAAAAAGACTTGACTATGTACATTGCGAAATCTTCAGTGAAGTAGAGCCCGATCCTTCTTTAGAAACCATTCAAAGAGGCGTAGAGTTAATGAATAACTTTAAGCCTGATGTCATCATTGCTCTTGGTGGTGGTTCTGCTCTTGATGCTGCTAAGGGAATGTGGCTCTTCTATGAACATCCGGAAGCAGACTTTACAGGCATGGCACTGAAATTCATGGATATCAGAAAGAGAATTTATAAATTCCCAAAAATGGGTAAGAAAGCAAAGATGGTGGCAATTCCAACCACATCCGGTACTGGTTCTGAAGTAACTTCCTTTGCAGTTATAACCGATAAATCTAAGAATATTAAATATCCTTTGGCGGATTACGAATTAACTCCTGATGTAGCAATCGTAGACCCAGAATTTGTTATGACCGTTCCTCCTTCAATTACTGCAGATACCGGACTTGACGTATTAACCCATGCAGTTGAAGCTTTTGTGTCCATCTTAGCTTCTGATTATACTGATGCACTGGCTATGAAAGCTATCGAATTGGTATTTGAATATCTTCCAAGAGCATATAAAGATGGAAGCGATGCTGTAGCAAGAGAAAAAATGCATAATGCTTCTTGTATTGCAGGTATGGCATTTACCAATGCATTCTTAGGAATTAACCACTCCCTGGCTCACAAATTAGGAGGGGAATTCCATATTCCTCATGGTCGTGCCAATGCAATCCTTCTTCCTTATGTTATAGAATACAATGGAGAAACTACTCCAACCAAATTTGTTTCTTGGCCAAAATATGAAAAATTCGTTGCTCCTGAAAAATACGCATTAATTGCAAAACGTTTAGGACTTCCTGCTTCAACTCCTGAAGAAGGTGTTAAATCCTTAGCAAATGCAGTCAGAAACTTAATTAAAGAACTGAACATGCCAGCAACAATTAAAGATTGTGGTGTAGAGGAAAGTGCATTCCTGCAAAAAGTTGAATACTTGGCAGATCGCGCTTTTGAAGACCAATGTACAACCGCAAACCCAAGACTTCCTCTTGTAAGCGAATTAGTAGAAATCTACAAAAAGGCTTATTACGGAAAGTAA
- a CDS encoding Cof-type HAD-IIB family hydrolase: MRYKMVAIDMDDTLLNDELKITKENQDAIQKAIEKGVKIVLCSGRASISINPYLEELGLKKEDEYGISYNGAVIFETKDLNIISEEDVPLEYAQYLFSFAKKENIYAQTYLDHELLVEKSNEYSKRYTSITGLRSVEIGDFSTGITRDVIKVLFYDEHEKLVKIAEKLRTWTEGKLHMFFSKPFYLEFTSIHANKGLAVRKLGQKLGLKREEIICVGDSFNDLYMIKEAGLGIAMANAHPDIKKAAQYITENDNNHHAIKEIIEKFIL; encoded by the coding sequence ATGAGATATAAAATGGTAGCAATTGATATGGATGATACACTTTTAAATGATGAATTAAAAATAACAAAAGAAAATCAAGACGCAATACAAAAAGCAATTGAAAAGGGTGTAAAAATTGTACTTTGCTCAGGAAGAGCCAGTATTTCCATCAACCCTTATTTAGAAGAGTTAGGCCTTAAGAAAGAAGATGAATATGGTATTTCATATAATGGTGCAGTGATTTTTGAAACCAAAGATTTAAACATCATCAGCGAAGAAGATGTTCCTTTAGAATATGCACAGTATTTATTTTCCTTTGCCAAAAAAGAAAATATATATGCACAGACCTATCTTGATCATGAGCTACTTGTAGAAAAAAGCAATGAATACTCAAAAAGATATACCAGTATAACCGGTTTAAGATCCGTAGAAATAGGAGATTTTTCTACTGGTATTACGAGGGACGTTATAAAAGTTCTTTTTTACGATGAACATGAGAAACTGGTAAAAATAGCAGAAAAGTTAAGAACCTGGACAGAGGGAAAGCTCCATATGTTCTTTTCGAAGCCCTTCTATTTAGAATTTACCAGCATTCATGCCAATAAGGGATTAGCGGTAAGAAAATTAGGACAGAAATTAGGATTAAAAAGAGAAGAGATTATATGTGTGGGAGACAGTTTTAATGATTTATATATGATCAAAGAAGCAGGCCTTGGAATTGCCATGGCGAATGCCCATCCGGATATTAAGAAAGCAGCACAGTATATAACAGAAAATGATAATAATCACCATGCCATAAAAGAAATTATAGAAAAGTTTATATTATAA
- the thiT gene encoding energy-coupled thiamine transporter ThiT, whose translation MFGEEALQNFIESPLGKTIIVLVALILVALFAGNLYKKKNLSVKALAYSGLAIALATILSNFTLFQLPQGGSVTPFSMMFIVLIGYWFGPFEGILAGVTYGLLQLALGGYVVHPAQLLLDYPLAFGALGFSGFFKKGSYSLIYGYIAGVMGRFVCSFLSGWIFFGSYAWEGFDPITYSILYNLSYIGIEMVLTILLFMIPSFRFALNHIKKTVNVNEYA comes from the coding sequence ATGTTTGGTGAAGAAGCATTACAAAACTTTATTGAGTCACCTCTAGGTAAGACGATCATTGTCTTAGTCGCTTTAATTCTTGTGGCCTTGTTTGCGGGAAATCTTTATAAAAAGAAGAATCTTTCCGTTAAGGCATTAGCTTATTCCGGACTTGCCATCGCCCTGGCCACCATCCTGTCTAATTTTACTTTGTTTCAACTGCCCCAAGGGGGTTCTGTTACACCATTTTCCATGATGTTCATTGTTCTTATAGGCTATTGGTTTGGACCTTTTGAAGGGATCTTGGCAGGTGTAACGTATGGACTTTTACAACTTGCCCTGGGAGGATATGTTGTTCATCCTGCACAGCTTTTATTAGATTATCCTTTGGCTTTTGGGGCTCTGGGATTTTCCGGATTCTTTAAAAAAGGCTCTTATTCTCTTATTTATGGCTATATTGCAGGGGTAATGGGGCGATTTGTATGCAGTTTCTTATCCGGATGGATTTTCTTTGGCTCCTATGCATGGGAAGGATTTGATCCCATTACTTATTCCATACTTTATAATTTGTCCTATATTGGAATAGAAATGGTATTAACCATTCTTCTGTTTATGATTCCATCCTTCAGATTTGCACTCAATCATATTAAGAAAACCGTGAATGTCAACGAATATGCTTAA
- a CDS encoding YkuS family protein: protein MVVAIERGLEGFKDKLEQRGYQVVYEDEYPYPVDAYIYINHPNWIEINEDTRPELTSSIEKRSNHKHHGVLIINAQNKSIDEIEQILNNRVYSPLF from the coding sequence ATGGTTGTAGCCATAGAAAGAGGTTTAGAAGGATTCAAAGATAAATTAGAGCAAAGAGGGTATCAGGTAGTCTATGAAGACGAGTATCCATATCCGGTGGATGCTTACATATATATTAATCATCCCAATTGGATAGAAATTAATGAGGATACAAGGCCGGAATTGACATCTTCCATAGAGAAAAGATCGAACCATAAACATCACGGAGTACTTATTATAAACGCACAGAATAAAAGCATAGATGAAATCGAGCAGATTTTAAACAATAGGGTATATTCTCCACTGTTTTAA
- a CDS encoding DUF4446 family protein has product MRIISEYSSVILIGVSAFSIILFIIVIILSVRLSKLNKKYNYFMGGKKERPIEDLLLDYIEKVMQVEKDNERIVEECNQIKRNLKSCIQKAGIVRYNAFGDMGGDLCYAIALLDDYDDGIVLNGIHSREGSYTYAKPIENGKSSYVLSAEEAQALQIAQLKNKGKRI; this is encoded by the coding sequence ATGAGGATCATTTCAGAGTACAGCAGCGTAATATTAATAGGAGTAAGTGCTTTTTCAATCATTTTATTTATTATTGTCATCATATTATCGGTAAGATTGAGTAAGCTCAACAAAAAGTACAATTACTTCATGGGGGGCAAGAAAGAAAGACCTATAGAAGACCTCCTGCTGGATTATATAGAGAAGGTTATGCAAGTTGAAAAAGACAATGAAAGAATCGTAGAGGAATGTAATCAAATCAAAAGAAACCTAAAAAGTTGTATTCAAAAAGCAGGAATTGTCCGTTACAATGCTTTTGGTGATATGGGTGGAGATCTATGTTATGCCATTGCGCTTTTAGATGATTATGATGATGGGATAGTACTCAATGGCATACATAGCAGGGAAGGTTCCTATACCTATGCAAAGCCAATAGAAAACGGAAAAAGTTCATATGTACTGTCTGCAGAAGAAGCACAGGCTCTGCAAATAGCACAACTAAAAAATAAAGGCAAGAGAATATAA
- a CDS encoding ParB/RepB/Spo0J family partition protein, translating to MVAKRGLGKGLSALISDLPEESSVGQIKIVPINEIEPNKEQPRKNFDEEKLEELSQSIKEHGIIQPLIVKKQGGFYVIVAGERRWRAARMAGLSEVPVIIQDYSNDEVMEISLIENLQREDLNPIEEAKAYETLIHSFSLKQEEVAKRVGKSRSAIANTLRLLQLDESIQELLVRGSISEGHARALLALPGKEEQIIVVDKILKDNLSVRETEKLIKDILEKPRKKKKNEAMPPIFKEIENKMKNILGTKVQITKGRKKGKIEIEYYSDEDLERILYLIQSIENRGSEVK from the coding sequence ATAGTGGCAAAAAGAGGATTAGGAAAAGGACTCTCTGCTCTCATATCTGATTTGCCGGAAGAAAGTAGTGTGGGACAAATCAAAATAGTTCCTATAAATGAGATAGAGCCTAATAAAGAGCAACCAAGAAAAAATTTTGATGAAGAAAAACTGGAAGAACTATCGCAGTCGATCAAGGAACATGGAATCATTCAGCCTTTGATTGTAAAAAAGCAAGGTGGTTTTTATGTAATTGTGGCAGGGGAAAGGCGTTGGCGAGCTGCAAGAATGGCAGGACTTAGTGAAGTGCCTGTAATTATTCAAGATTATAGTAATGATGAAGTGATGGAGATTTCTTTAATAGAAAACTTGCAAAGGGAAGATTTGAATCCGATAGAAGAAGCAAAGGCGTATGAAACGCTCATTCATTCTTTTTCTCTTAAGCAGGAGGAAGTGGCAAAAAGGGTAGGCAAAAGTCGTTCAGCCATTGCAAATACCCTTAGACTCCTTCAATTAGATGAAAGCATTCAAGAACTTTTAGTCAGAGGAAGTATTAGCGAAGGGCATGCCAGAGCGCTTCTAGCTCTTCCAGGTAAAGAAGAACAAATTATAGTTGTTGACAAAATACTTAAAGACAACCTGAGTGTAAGGGAAACAGAAAAACTGATCAAAGATATACTGGAAAAACCGAGAAAAAAGAAAAAAAATGAAGCAATGCCGCCAATATTCAAAGAAATTGAAAATAAAATGAAGAATATCTTAGGAACGAAAGTTCAAATTACTAAGGGTAGAAAAAAAGGAAAAATAGAAATAGAATATTATTCCGATGAGGATTTGGAAAGAATTTTATATTTAATTCAATCTATTGAAAATAGGGGTTCAGAGGTGAAATAA
- a CDS encoding ParA family protein — MGKVIAVFNQKGGVGKTTTNINVSAGLAEQGYKVLTIDIDPQGNTTSGLGIQKNELTKTIYDVLLGEISINDIKLKTPMKNLELIPSNMNLAGAEIELLEVEKREYVLGNALKKINKDYDYIFIDCPPAVNILTLNALTAADSVLVPIQCEYYALEGLTHLISTIKLVQKKLNPNLYIEGILFTMYDARTNLSLQVVEEVKKYFSKEIYTTLIPRNVRLGEAPSHGLPIMMYDEKSKGSESYRLLVAEILERKEA; from the coding sequence TTGGGAAAGGTAATTGCAGTTTTTAATCAAAAAGGTGGAGTAGGAAAGACAACTACCAATATTAATGTATCTGCTGGTTTAGCAGAACAGGGATATAAAGTTCTTACCATTGATATAGATCCCCAGGGAAACACCACTAGCGGATTAGGCATTCAAAAAAATGAACTCACTAAAACAATCTATGATGTACTTCTTGGAGAAATCAGCATCAATGATATTAAATTAAAGACGCCTATGAAGAATCTGGAGTTGATCCCTTCCAATATGAATTTGGCGGGAGCAGAAATAGAATTATTGGAAGTCGAAAAAAGAGAGTATGTGCTTGGCAATGCTCTTAAGAAAATTAATAAAGATTATGATTATATCTTTATTGATTGCCCTCCTGCGGTAAATATACTGACGCTTAATGCACTAACTGCTGCAGATAGCGTACTGGTTCCCATTCAATGTGAATATTATGCCTTAGAAGGATTGACCCATTTAATCAGCACCATAAAATTGGTTCAGAAAAAACTTAATCCAAATCTCTATATAGAAGGGATTCTTTTTACAATGTATGATGCCAGGACCAATCTGTCCCTGCAGGTAGTGGAAGAAGTTAAAAAATATTTTTCAAAAGAAATATATACAACGCTCATTCCGCGGAATGTAAGACTAGGGGAAGCTCCCAGCCATGGATTGCCGATCATGATGTATGATGAAAAATCAAAAGGCTCAGAAAGTTACAGATTACTGGTCGCAGAAATATTAGAAAGGAAGGAAGCATAG
- a CDS encoding YegS/Rv2252/BmrU family lipid kinase, producing MKRIKLFYNPASGDKSFHLQLDTFIHKFQTAGYDVSIFRSNKKGDITEAVGKISNDDYSILAVAGGDGTVNEIINAMVKNNLTIPLGIFPFGTANDFAGHLNLPKDVGACCDIILRNNIKKVDIGEVNDNYFINVCCGGLFTNVSQTIDLHFKNTLGKLAYYIKGIEQLPKFRPFALRIESEDTVIEDLFYLFLVLNGNSAGGFERLAKGAAVDDGFFDFVGIKARPFHELAVLFLKILKGEHLDDPNVLFLRKSEFKISCLETEKYFFESDVDGEKGPDLPLEIKVCHRKLEVFANI from the coding sequence TTGAAGCGAATCAAATTATTCTATAATCCGGCATCAGGAGATAAAAGTTTTCACCTGCAGCTCGATACATTTATTCATAAGTTTCAAACTGCTGGTTATGATGTGAGTATTTTTAGAAGTAATAAAAAAGGAGATATTACAGAGGCCGTAGGAAAGATCAGCAATGATGATTATTCAATTTTAGCTGTTGCCGGTGGGGATGGAACAGTGAATGAAATTATTAACGCGATGGTAAAAAATAATTTAACTATCCCTTTAGGCATCTTTCCTTTTGGTACCGCCAATGATTTTGCAGGACATCTTAATTTGCCAAAGGATGTTGGTGCGTGTTGCGATATTATTCTAAGAAATAACATTAAAAAAGTGGATATTGGAGAGGTTAATGATAATTATTTTATCAATGTTTGCTGCGGTGGCCTTTTTACCAACGTATCTCAAACGATAGATCTTCATTTTAAGAATACCTTAGGGAAGCTGGCGTACTACATCAAAGGAATTGAGCAACTTCCCAAATTCAGGCCTTTTGCCCTTAGAATAGAAAGTGAAGATACGGTTATAGAAGATTTGTTTTATCTTTTTTTGGTGTTGAATGGGAATAGTGCTGGCGGATTTGAACGCTTGGCTAAAGGTGCTGCTGTAGATGACGGTTTTTTTGATTTTGTAGGCATAAAAGCCAGACCTTTTCATGAATTGGCTGTATTATTTCTAAAAATCTTAAAAGGAGAACATTTAGACGATCCTAATGTTTTATTCTTAAGGAAAAGTGAATTCAAAATTTCTTGTTTGGAAACTGAAAAATATTTTTTCGAATCAGATGTGGACGGCGAAAAAGGCCCGGATTTACCTCTTGAAATCAAAGTATGCCATAGGAAACTAGAGGTTTTTGCAAATATATAA
- the argS gene encoding arginine--tRNA ligase yields the protein MDFKVQIADLLYKQFNDLSKEEIISMLEIPPSPDMGDYAFPCFRLAKLFKKSPAMIAEETVKVLEKPDFIKEIKNVTGYINFYIDKAKFASAILESVLKSKEKYGSSNEGEGKNIVVDYSAPNIAKPFHVGHLRSTVIGGSIYRIYKHLGYNCIGVNHLGDWGTQFGKLIVAYKKWGSKEAVEQGGIKELMRIYVLFHEEAEKDPSLEDEARSWFTKMERGDEEALSLWNWFKDISLEEFNKVYKLLGVEFDSYAGESFYNDKMEAIIEELDRKGLLKDSEGAKIVDLEDVNMPPCLITKKDGSTLYATRDITAAIYRKNTYDFHKCIYVTALAQNLHFAQWFEVIKRMGYDWYDRLVHVPFGLVSMETGKLSTRKGNVVLLEELLKEAIEKTKQIINDKNPDLEDKETVAEQVGIGAVVFNDLSNNRIKDVVFSWDKVLNFDGETGPYVQYTHARACSVLRKSDIKVDEENIDFNVLTDPASIEVIRLIGQFPEKVKDAAEKLEPSFIARYVVDLAQAFNKFYHDNPILTEDEAVKKARLALVYSVKIVLSSGLYLLGVKSPEKM from the coding sequence ATGGATTTTAAAGTACAGATCGCAGATCTTTTATACAAGCAATTTAATGATTTATCGAAAGAGGAAATTATCTCTATGTTAGAAATTCCTCCAAGTCCCGATATGGGGGATTATGCCTTTCCATGTTTTCGTCTGGCAAAACTTTTTAAGAAATCACCGGCAATGATTGCAGAAGAAACTGTTAAAGTTCTTGAAAAACCGGATTTTATCAAAGAAATAAAAAATGTTACAGGATATATTAATTTTTATATTGATAAAGCTAAATTTGCTTCTGCTATTCTCGAAAGTGTATTAAAGTCTAAAGAAAAATACGGAAGTTCCAATGAAGGGGAAGGAAAAAATATTGTTGTTGATTATTCAGCGCCTAATATTGCTAAGCCTTTCCATGTGGGACATCTAAGATCTACAGTGATCGGAGGAAGTATTTATCGGATTTATAAGCATCTAGGATACAATTGTATAGGTGTTAACCACTTAGGGGACTGGGGTACTCAATTTGGAAAATTAATTGTGGCTTATAAAAAATGGGGAAGCAAGGAAGCAGTAGAGCAGGGTGGAATCAAAGAATTAATGCGTATTTATGTATTGTTTCATGAAGAAGCTGAAAAAGACCCATCCCTAGAGGACGAAGCCAGAAGCTGGTTTACTAAGATGGAAAGAGGGGATGAGGAAGCCCTTTCTCTCTGGAATTGGTTTAAAGATATTAGTTTAGAAGAATTTAATAAGGTTTATAAGTTACTTGGTGTGGAATTTGACTCTTATGCCGGAGAAAGTTTTTATAATGATAAAATGGAAGCTATTATTGAGGAATTAGACAGAAAGGGACTTCTTAAAGACAGTGAAGGGGCTAAAATCGTTGATTTAGAAGATGTCAATATGCCTCCATGTTTGATTACCAAAAAAGATGGAAGTACTTTATATGCCACCAGAGACATTACTGCTGCCATTTATAGAAAGAATACATATGACTTTCATAAATGTATTTATGTTACTGCCTTGGCACAGAATCTGCACTTTGCTCAATGGTTTGAAGTTATTAAAAGAATGGGTTATGACTGGTATGACAGATTGGTTCATGTACCATTTGGTCTTGTTAGCATGGAAACCGGAAAGCTTTCTACAAGAAAAGGAAATGTAGTTTTGCTTGAAGAACTTTTAAAAGAAGCTATTGAGAAAACGAAACAGATTATCAATGATAAAAATCCTGATTTGGAAGATAAAGAAACTGTTGCAGAACAAGTAGGAATTGGAGCAGTAGTCTTTAATGACTTAAGCAATAACAGAATCAAAGATGTGGTGTTTTCATGGGATAAGGTTCTTAATTTTGATGGTGAAACTGGCCCTTATGTTCAGTACACTCATGCCAGAGCCTGCAGTGTTTTGAGAAAATCAGACATTAAAGTAGATGAAGAGAATATAGATTTTAATGTATTAACAGACCCTGCATCTATTGAAGTGATCCGTCTTATCGGTCAGTTCCCAGAAAAGGTAAAAGACGCTGCAGAAAAGTTAGAACCTTCATTTATTGCTCGTTATGTAGTGGATCTTGCTCAAGCTTTCAATAAGTTTTATCATGACAATCCAATTTTAACAGAAGATGAAGCAGTTAAAAAAGCTAGATTGGCTCTTGTTTATAGTGTAAAAATTGTATTATCCTCTGGTCTTTATCTTTTAGGTGTTAAAAGCCCTGAAAAGATGTAA